TCGGTCGCGTTCAGGTCGGGCATCTTCTGCTCGGCGATGGCGCGCACCTGGTCCTTGGTCAGCTTGGCGACCTTGGTCTTGTGCGGCTCACCCGAACCCTTGGCGACACCGGCGGCCTTCTTGATCAGCTCGGCGGCCGGCGGGGTCTTGGTGATGAAGGTGAACGAGCGGTCTTCGTAGACCGTGATCTCGACCGGGATGACGTTGCCACGCTGGTTCTCCGTCGCGGCGTTGTACGCCTTGACGAACTCCATGATGTTGACGCCGTGCTGACCCAGGGCCGGACCGACGGGCGGAGCCGGAGTCGCGGCGCCGGCCTGGATCTGCAGCTTGATGAAGCCGGAGACCTTCTTCTTGGGAGGCATAGTGCTTCCTCTTTCTGTGGTGATGGGCCTACGCCGTGGGCGATGACCCGGTTGCAGTCCTCACCCGGGACCGGGTGAGGAGACGGACCGCAATCAGATCTTGGCGACCTGGTTGAAGCCCAGCTCGACCGGCGTTTCGCGGCCGAAGATGGAGACCAACACCTTGAGCTTCTGGGTGTCGGTGTTGATTTCGGAGATGGTCGCCGGGAGCGTCTCGAACGGACCCTCCATGACGGTGACCGACTCTCCGACGGTGAAGTCGACGTCTGCGGGGGCGGCCTTCTTGGTGGCGCCGCCGGTGGCCTTCTGGCCCGGCTCGGTGGCAGCCTCCGGCTCGTCGAAGACCGGGTTGAGCATGGTGACGACCTCGTCGATCGTCAGCGGCGACGGCGAGTGGGCGTTGCCGACGAAGCCGGTGACACCCGGGGTGTGCCGGACGGCGCCCCAGCTCTCGTCGGTGAGGTCCATGCGCACCAGCACGTATCCGGGCATCCGAACGCGGGTGCCGACCTTCTTCTGGCCGTTCTTGATCTCGGTGAAGTCCTCCATCGGAACCTCGATCTGGAAGATGAAGTCTTCCATCGAGAGGTTCTGGATGCGGTTCTCCAGGTTGGCCTTGACCTTCTTCTCATACCCGGCGTACGAGTGGATGACGTACCAGTCACCGAACTGCGAGCGCAGCTCGCGCATGAACTCCTCGCGCGGGTCGGCGGCAGGTGCGGCGGGAGCGTCGCCCGCGGCGTCGGCGTCCGCCTCATCGGAGCCAGCGTCGGCGGCGTCAGCGGAGTCGCCGGCAACCTCGTCCGGCGCCTCGGAAGCGTCGGCCGACTCCTTGTCGCGACCCTCGCCGTCGACGTCGTCGGCGAAGGCGGGCATGCCCTCCTCCTCCGCGTCGGCGACACGCGTCTGGTCGTCGGCGGCGGCACCCGGCACCTCGGTCGCTTCGGCCACGTCCTGGGCAGCCTCGGACGGCAGGGCGGACTCGTCCGCCTGGGCGTCGAAGTCGGTGCTGTGCTGCTCAGTCATGGACCTGCTTCCTTGGATTCGTTGCTGTCGTCGGCTGTCGTCGGCTAGCTCGCGCGAGCTCAGTTGGTGCCGAAGACGAAGTTGATCACGTGGTTGAACACCCAGTCCAAACCGACGACGAACAACATGATGAACACGATGAAGATCAGCACCACAGCGGTGTACTGGGTGAGTTCGTCACGGGTGGGGCGGACGACCTTGCGGATCTCGGAGATGACCTGCTTGAAGAACAGCAGGATCCGCCCGAAGAAACCCTTCGAGGACTGCTCCGTGTCGCGAGCGCTCGCGGTGCTCGTGTCGGCCACGGTGTTGCCTCTCTGAAGATCGATCACGTATGCGCAGGGCACGAGGGACTCGAACCCCCAACCCCCGGTTTTGGAGACCGGTGCTCTACCAATTGAGCTAGTGCCCTGTGGTCGGGGGTGTTGGATTTCCCCGACCGGGTGACTGACCGCGGACACGCCGGAGCGTGGCTGACAGCCAACCGAAGGACGAGTCTACGACAGACCCCGCCGACGAAGCCAACTCGCCCCGGCCACTAGCGTTCGGCCATGACAGACACCGCAGGTCGGCGCGACATCCAGGCCCTGCCGAAGGCGCACCTGCACCTGCACTTCACCGGCTCGATGCGCATCGACACCGTGCGCGACCTCGCCGACAAGCACGGGATGCGCCTGCCGAACGCCCTGACCCACGATTATCCGCCGCAACTGTCGGGTGTCGACGAGCGCGGCTGGTTCCGGTTCCAGCGGCTGTACGACGCGGCCCGCGCCTGCGTGCGCGACGAGCAGGACATGCGCCGGGTGGTGCGCGAGGCCGCCGAGGACGACGCCGCCGAGGGCTCGCGCTGGTTGGAGATCCAGGTCGACCCGACGTCGTACGCCGGGTTCGTGGGCGGCATCACCCCGATGTTGGAGATCGTGATCGACGAGGCGAAGTCGGCCGGCCGCGACCTCGGCATCGGCGTGGGTGTGCTCGTCGCCGCGTCGCGGATCAAGCACCCGTACGACGCCCGCACCCTGGCCCGCCTCGCGGTGAAGCACACCGGCGACGTGCTCGCGTTCGGTCTCTCCAACGACGAGCGCCGCGGACTCACCGCCGACTTCGCGCCGGCCTTCCGCATCGCGCACGCCGGCGGTCTTGCGTCGGTGCCGCACGCGGGCGAGCTGCTCGGCGCGCAGGCGGTCAGCGAGACGATCGACGCACTCGGCCCGCAGCGCCTCGGGCACGGCGTGCGGTCGGCGGAGTCGGTGCCGGTGTTGGAGCGGGTGATCGAGAACGACATCGCGTTGGAGATCTGCCCCGGTTCGAACGTCGCGCTCGGGGTCTACCCGCGCGCGGAGGACGTGCCGTTGCGGCAGTTGTTCGAGGCGGGCGCGACGATCGCGCTCGGCGCCGACGACCCGTTGCTGTTCGACAGTCGGCTCGCGGCGCAGTACGACACCGCGCGCACGGCGCACGGTTTCACCGACGTCGAGCTCGCCGAAC
This genomic stretch from Calidifontibacter indicus harbors:
- the secE gene encoding preprotein translocase subunit SecE translates to MADTSTASARDTEQSSKGFFGRILLFFKQVISEIRKVVRPTRDELTQYTAVVLIFIVFIMLFVVGLDWVFNHVINFVFGTN
- the rplK gene encoding 50S ribosomal protein L11 codes for the protein MPPKKKVSGFIKLQIQAGAATPAPPVGPALGQHGVNIMEFVKAYNAATENQRGNVIPVEITVYEDRSFTFITKTPPAAELIKKAAGVAKGSGEPHKTKVAKLTKDQVRAIAEQKMPDLNATDIDMASRIIAGTARSMGIDVEN
- a CDS encoding adenosine deaminase, translated to MTDTAGRRDIQALPKAHLHLHFTGSMRIDTVRDLADKHGMRLPNALTHDYPPQLSGVDERGWFRFQRLYDAARACVRDEQDMRRVVREAAEDDAAEGSRWLEIQVDPTSYAGFVGGITPMLEIVIDEAKSAGRDLGIGVGVLVAASRIKHPYDARTLARLAVKHTGDVLAFGLSNDERRGLTADFAPAFRIAHAGGLASVPHAGELLGAQAVSETIDALGPQRLGHGVRSAESVPVLERVIENDIALEICPGSNVALGVYPRAEDVPLRQLFEAGATIALGADDPLLFDSRLAAQYDTARTAHGFTDVELAELARRSVRASLAPDDVKRGLFADIDAWLDTPVRSAG
- the nusG gene encoding transcription termination/antitermination protein NusG, with product MTEQHSTDFDAQADESALPSEAAQDVAEATEVPGAAADDQTRVADAEEEGMPAFADDVDGEGRDKESADASEAPDEVAGDSADAADAGSDEADADAAGDAPAAPAADPREEFMRELRSQFGDWYVIHSYAGYEKKVKANLENRIQNLSMEDFIFQIEVPMEDFTEIKNGQKKVGTRVRMPGYVLVRMDLTDESWGAVRHTPGVTGFVGNAHSPSPLTIDEVVTMLNPVFDEPEAATEPGQKATGGATKKAAPADVDFTVGESVTVMEGPFETLPATISEINTDTQKLKVLVSIFGRETPVELGFNQVAKI